The Danio aesculapii chromosome 7, fDanAes4.1, whole genome shotgun sequence DNA window tgcgaatctgcaagatcgagcagttctagaaatgtggtcagagaagttcagttggtcatcaattgttactccaaggctttttaccattttggatgcagtaatggttgccccatccatctggattgaaaagttatggtgaagagtcgggttggcagaaacttcaagcatttccgttttcgtgaggttaagctggagatgatgatctttttatgtcatgttttatcatttcatacagttatttgtaactaattccAGTGcaagagaattattgtcattaaatctttttattttcaagtatttgtgaattacaaAATGCAGCCTGTAGTTTAATGATGATGTCACTATCATCTGACCCTAAACAGCagcaccttagtgaatataagtattcgaataattaatattaatcaatattacacctgcttaatgaaaatcagatgattcactacattaataaaataaaaagaaaggtaATAAGATTAAGCCATTGTGGTCCACTGATCAGCATGTTGCGTTACGATGCTGCCGACCCATGTTCGAGCctcacattaataaataatttatttttattttttcatttttattgttaagacatataatactgtttgggttgttgaacatttgaagctctaaagcagctgttttcttCAAAAAGACGTGacagtgtcattagaaactgaattgaaaATGACGTTATTGTAATCTAGTAAAttgtgaactgaggtgggccggtctaaggcttgaaactccagggctgaaaaggagtcccactccggccctgatcAACAGTAATGAATATTACAGCAGatccttcatttaaaaaaaggattGAATATGAACACAAACCTGTAAAGATCAGGAGCGACTGATGAAAGTTTAGTGTTGAAAAACACAACTTATGCAGATGTATGGGTGGATCTAGAATATCACAGGTACATTGTGAATTTCCAGATAAATCTTCTGCTATTTTCAGAAACTATAATGAAAGGGTtttgaataataacacaatatACCTCAAGTTATCTCTAAATAATGTTTGTAGCCTATGTGCATTTAGTCATGAAAATAAACTTATAAAGACTCCCATTAGACCTATTTTTGACTGTCTCCACCTTCTGTAAAAtatacattcagcttcaattatcatCAGGTAATTCAGTCTAATGTTCATCTTTTTGTATGTTTACTCCTATAAGTTTAATAAACTTGTGTGAAACATCTATTTTtctttgctcctcagtgtttggactctcactgaacttcaactctgaaaactggactgacacggtttcagttTTCTAAAacatctatgtgaagctgctttgacacaatctacattgtaaaagtgctatagaaatacagatgaaaaaaacaaacaagttaaacgAGTAACAGAATGAAATGTTCACTCATGAGTATTTTGCATTACTGTACTTTAATAATTGATTCAGTTTACTGCAGATTATGCATTTGTTGTGTCAGAAGtttaagaaaaatgtatttaaaatgtaccTGTAATTCTGGAATGAGTTATATACCGTCTGACTGACAGGTTTAATATATGCTACATATGCAAACACATTTTTGTTAAACCATTTTTAAAGATATAGTTTGAGAAaatgcaatagtatctggattcAGCCTTGATGATGCATGCTGAGATTGCATTTCTCAGAGTGATGCAAAGTTGATCACAATGTACTCAAttgagctagtgacatcactgtgacggGTGAGGTTAGGTGAGATTGCATCTACACCTGGTCTGCATCCAGAACAGTCTCAGAAAATGACCTACACTAGACTTCAGGAAACACTGAGAACAGAATCGCTCTTGTTGTCAAACTCTCAAACACCAGCAGGAGGGGCTACAATAAAACCATCACACCTGCAGAAACACTCATTCCAGGAAGCTGAAACTTCTGTACTAAATCTGAGCCAAACAAATCAACAGTTAAACACACTTTAATATATGCACTACATTAAACTTTCTGATTACTGTGATGCTGGAGAGACATTAGCAAATAAACAGGAGACAAGAATACTGACTGTAGATCAGTTTATTTCATCTGATGTTCTGTTTAGTTCAGGATTTAGGATCAGTCACAATTTATACCCAAACTTCTCTTCTGCCTTCCTGAATAAAGCAGATTTCATTCAGCTGAGACACAAATAATGATTTACTGAAGATCTGCTGCTCACAGAATCACATTCAGCCAGTCATTTATATGATCAGAGCAACACATGAAGAGACCAAACACCAGCAGATCCAGAAAACAgtttctgaaaacacacacacatcacatctaAAGCATCTTACACCTTAAACAGAAGAACCCCAAACCTTAATCTTAAACATTGGCGTTAAGAGAGCTCATTATATTATGATAGAACCTCAGAACCTTCAAAAGAACAAACCAAATATATAAAAGTTGAAAACAGTGAATATAAGTAAACACAGACACATCTTCTCTCAGTAGTTAGTGCAGATGAAGTTGAGTCTGTGAGATTCAGGAAGGCTGATCCAGGTGTGATCTCCTCCAGACTGAACTGCTCCTTTTCTGTTCTCCAGTCCGCAGTTTTCCGGTGTGCTGCCGTTCCCTGGAGCCCAGTTCTGATAGCACACCATGTCTCCACTGACCCAGAGCCACGTGTTTATGCTGCAGAAGTTGTGTAAACCCAACCACACCGCCTCAGTAGACGCCAGTTTAACCACGTTCATCACCTCATACTGCATCTCCACTGACTGAACCGAGACCAGATCCACATGATTCTGTGTGCAGTATCTCAGAGCTTCAGACCACGACAGATTCTGCTGGATCACAATCAGTTTATCTggacacaaaacaaagcagaaactagagagagactgatcaaaaacaacatgcagaacAAACACTGTGGAGGAATTTGTCATGTCAGACATGTAGAGTCAACTTTAAGAGATCTGGAGCTGATGATGGATTGAGTGTGTTTGGAGGATCTGCTCACCTTCATGACACACGAAAGGAAGCTTGCTGTCACAAGAGAAGTCTGCCCACCGTCCCAGAACCTTCTGACTGATCACCGTACAGTTTTCAATTCCTCCATAATTATCAGGTTCAGTAGTTTTCCAGTATCTGAATGAGGAGTTGCTCTGATCTGACCACTGCCATGAGTCTCTGAACAGACCGATCCAGACTGCAGATCCAGATGAGTTTCTGTCCTTAATGAACTTCTCCAGCTGTTGATTCTCATTCTGGTTCCTCACACTGACCAGATCAGTGTGATTCTGTCTGCAGTAACTCTGAGCGGCTCTCCAGGTCATCGACTGATTGACAAACACCAGTCCTGTGCtcactttaaataaacaaatacatttaatgaatgaatgaatgaatgaaaaagaaaacaggaacagtggaaaaacaaaaacatggaaataataatcagaaatgctTGTGTTGCTAATAAAGTAAGTtgtcatattaaataatattacagaGATTTGCCAAATCAGAACATCTGATACACATATACAGATTCATattgtgttctttttttattacacCTTTAGTTTTTATCCATAATATGTTTACATGTGATACTGAACATATTTATACTCATGCTGTGTACTTATTCTTGTGTGCTATTTACACTTAACATGTAAACAtataggtggcgcagtgggtagcacatttgcctcacatcAAGAGAGTCGCAGGTTtgagtgccggctgggtcagttggcatttctgtatggagtttgcatgttctccctgtgttgtcgtgggtttcctccgggtgctccggtttccaccacaagtccaaagacgtggtataggggaattgggtaggctaaaaatgaccatagtgtatgagtgtgtgtgtgtgtgaatacgtttcccagtgatgggttgcggctggaaggacctccactgcataaaacatatacttcataagttggcggttcattccgctgtggcgtcctcagattaataaagggactaagccgcaaagaaaatgaatgaatgtaaacagaTAATGTGACAAATTTACATCATATTTCATATTGTCAGATGTAACCCAAaggtacatattattattattattatttattcatttattcattttcttttcggcttagtccctgtattaatcaggggtcaccacagcggaatgaaccgccaacttatccagcatatgttttacacaatggatactcttccagctgctgggaaacacccatacacactcattcacacacatacactacggacaatttaggttacccagttcccctatagaaaatgtgtttggactgtgggggaaaccgaagcacccggaggaaatctacgccaatacggggagaacatgcaaactccacagagaaatgccaactgatccagccaggactcgaaccagcaaccttcttgctgtgaggcgatcgtgctacccactgtgccgccaTAGTTTATCAtatcaataataatttataattattaaaataagtcaaaataatcaatattttgcggatgcccttccagctgcaacctaacaacgggaaacatccatacacactcattcacactcatacactatggacaattttagcttacccagtttacCTATATTACAtatctttggaccgtgggggaaaccggagcacccggaggaaacccatagggagaacatgcaaactccacactgaaatgccaactgacccagccaaggctcaaaccagcgaccttcttgctgtgatgcgatctagctactcactgcgccaccgtgacatccATAttctaattattgttttttaatttctttCATATTTGTCCAGGTGTCTTCTTAACCTCAGACTCTACTCTTCAGTTCAACTGTAACGCTAAAACTCAGACATACAAGAAAATGATAATGTATTGCCTAATATATCACTTTTTCATGTTTGACCCCATATCTATTTTTCTGTCATAGAGGTTTGTACTCACTGTTGTTGCATATGAAGAATGAGGTGTCACTACACGGCCCAACAATCCACTGTCCGTT harbors:
- the LOC130232745 gene encoding C-type mannose receptor 2-like; the encoded protein is MAQTLYFPLLLIALCSISECVQRQYHFINEKKNWTEAQRYCREKYADLATVDNMNYMIKSERNVLVWQKIKRVNYNVKQYVWIGLQKTSVYKWHWSSGDPALFLNWASGQPAGSDDCAVMRNGQWIVGPCSDTSFFICNNMSTGLVFVNQSMTWRAAQSYCRQNHTDLVSVRNQNENQQLEKFIKDRNSSGSAVWIGLFRDSWQWSDQSNSSFRYWKTTEPDNYGGIENCTVISQKVLGRWADFSCDSKLPFVCHEDKLIVIQQNLSWSEALRYCTQNHVDLVSVQSVEMQYEVMNVVKLASTEAVWLGLHNFCSINTWLWVSGDMVCYQNWAPGNGSTPENCGLENRKGAVQSGGDHTWISLPESHRLNFICTNY